The following coding sequences lie in one Hippoglossus hippoglossus isolate fHipHip1 chromosome 14, fHipHip1.pri, whole genome shotgun sequence genomic window:
- the fam222ba gene encoding protein FAM222B, protein MLACLPVPGDLPLQLLPHTQMNTGLQKWDTTQRMRSTPFPTPAELDAYAKKVANHPLTIKIFPNSVKVPQRNHVRRTVNGLDTSGQRYSPYPSSQAIAKTGLLATIKVPTVKGVLKDFDGSRARLHPEVIMNHPTGPYQVASTSTLNHHPPLPNLHLTQHNLTLQQQDPPQALQMPLPQHQGHTQSLRHPPPMAQHPQGPPRLQTMSQHPALCHPQGPPTVMLQQQHLQQQQQQQQQQPPLCLQGGRKPPDGDAPPNVTVSTSTIPLSMAAGLHQGRQADLSTIVHQINQFCQARAQGVGATSMCEGQIANPSPISRNLLISACSRVSMHSNPGTPGFPPPNCIICPQENATAPMGAHLPPGMTAMNHLPSSHTDLKQQHQLQHHLHQQQNQQQQQIQHNTQQQKMLSWNPHQMAHIPHIQNGGTHICKQPSRDPTFHFKGMGYPAEVCVGQPYTLKPPVERPTPSPPVNNNCMPGPMAHYTNGHYFQSHIWNSSILPTPNSDSSGSQDIAMPFHGAGPGGCTTLDCGPPGATHYRLGASSSSTSSSAQTTLIQTADYLGGDFQTPYFRDQNLGLMGKMHRPSLSRVGPEVGDGRTALIQHPGYR, encoded by the exons ATGCTGGCCTGTCTGCCGGTGCCAGGTGATCTCCCCCTCCAGCTTCTCCCCCACACGCAGATGAACACTGGACTTCAGAAAT GGGACACCACACAAAGGATGAGATCCACTCCATTTCCAACCCCTGCAGAATTGGATGCATATGCTAAGAAGGTTGCCAACCACCCCCTCACCATCAAAATATTCCCTAACAGCGTCAAGGTCCCCCAGCGAAACCACGTGCGGCGCACAGTGAACGGGCTGGATACGTCAGGCCAGCGCTACAGCCCTTACCCTTCGTCTCAGGCCATTGCCAAGACAGGCCTCCTTGCAACCATCAAGGTGCCTACAGTCAAAGGCGTCCTAAAAGATTTTGACGGCAGCCGGGCACGCTTACACCCTGAAGTCATCATGAACCATCCCACTGGACCCTACCAAGTGGCTTCGACCAGCACTTTAAATCACCACCCACCTCTGCCGAACCTTCACCTGACTCAGCATAACTTAACCCTTCAACAACAGGACCCACCTCAGGCTCTACAGATGCCCCTTCCTCAGCACCAGGGTCACACCCAGAGCCTCAGACACCCTCCCCCTATGGCCCAGCACCCTCAGGGCCCACCTAGACTTCAGACTATGTCTCAGCACCCAGCTCTTTGCCATCCCCAGGGGCCCCCTACTGTCatgcttcagcagcagcaccttcagcagcagcagcagcagcagcagcagcagccgccacTTTGTCTGCAGGGGGGCAGAaagccaccagatggcgatgCACCTCCTAATGTTACAGTCTCTACCTCAACCATTCCACTCTCAATGGCTGCTGGGCTGCACCAGGGCCGCCAGGCCGACCTGAGCACCATTGTGCATCAGATCAACCAGTTCTGCCAAGCTCGAGCCCAAGGTGTAGGAGCAACCTCCATGTGCGAGGGCCAGATCGCCAACCCCAGCCCTATTAGTCGGAACCTGCTTATCAGCGCCTGCTCCAGGGTCTCGATGCACAGCAACCCTGGCACCCCTGGCTTCCCCCCACCCAACTGCATTATTTGCCCTCAAGAGAACGCCACGGCCCCAATGGGAGCTCATCTTCCACCCGGCATGACTGCTATGAACCACTTGCCTTCCAGCCACACTGATCTCAAGCAGCAGCACCAACTGCAGCATCATCTGCATCAACAACAGaatcagcagcaacaacagatacaacataacacacagcagcagaagatgcTCTCTTGGAATCCGCACCAGATGGCTCATATACCCCACATTCAAAACGGTGGGACCCACATCTGCAAGCAGCCTTCCAGGGACCCCACCTTCCATTTTAAGGGCATGGGCTACCCcgcagaggtgtgtgtgggtcagcCTTACACACTGAAGCCTCCTGTAGAGAGGCCCACCCCCTCTCCCCCAGTCAATAACAACTGCATGCCTGGTCCCATGGCTCACTACACTAATGGTCATTACTTCCAGTCTCACATTTGGAACAGCAGCATCCTTCCCACACCCAACAGTGACAGCTCCGGGTCTCAGGACATAGCCATGCCATTCCATGGTGCAGGCCCAGGGGGTTGCACCACACTAGACTGTGGGCCCCCTGGGGCTACCCATTACAGGCTAGGAGcgagctcctcctccacctcttcctctgccCAGACTACTCTGATACAAACAGCAGATTACTTGGGTGGGGACTTCCAGACGCCCTATTTCCGCGATCAGAATCTAGGGTTGATGGGCAAGATGCACAGGCCTTCTCTGAGCAGGGTAGGTCCAGAGGTTGGGGATGGCAGAACCGCTCTCATCCAGCACCCAGGGTACAGATAA